GACCTGAAGGCCGCGGTGCAGCGTGCACAGCGACGCTTCGGGCTCAATCCGGCCGGGACGGTATCGACGCAGACGCTGGCGGCCTTGAATGTCTCGGCGAGCGACCGCGTCGCGCAGATCATGGCGAACATGGAGCGCTGGCGCTGGATTCCGCGCGAACTCGATAAGAACCGCATCCAGGTGAACATCGCCGCTGCGCTGGTGACGGTGTTCGAGGGCGACCAGCCGATCATGTCGATGAAGGGCGTGACCGGTCGCCCGGGCGACGAGACGCCGATGCTTCAGTCGTCGATCCACTCGGTCGTGCTCAACCCGCCGTGGAACGTGCCCGCCGGCATCGCCGCGCGAGAGCTGTTTCCGAAGGGCGCGGGCTATCTGAAGGCCAACGGCTTCCGGGTGATCGGCGAAGGCCCGAACCGCCGTCTGCAACAGGCCGCAGGGCCGCAGTCGGCGCTGGGTCGGTACAAGTTCGATTTCGACAACCCTTACGCCGTCTACCTCCACGACACGCCCGCACAGGCGAAGTTCGCGAGCTACGATCGGCTGGCGAGCCACGGCTGCGTGCGGCTGGAAAAGCCCGCCGACCTCGCGCGCCTGCTGCTGCGCGGATCGGCCGAATGGACGCCGGAGGCGATCGACGCCCAGATCGCCAGCGGCAAGACGACGCGTGCGCAATTGCCGACGCCAGCGACCGTGTACCTGCTCTACTGGACCGCGTTCGCGTCCGGGAACGGTGTCATGAACTTCCGTGCCGATCCGTACAGCTGGGACGGCGAACTCGCCGCCAAGATCGAAAAACGCTCGCAGATTCAGGCCGCCGCGCCGACGATGGCCGACTGACACGCAAAGGGGATACACTCATGAAGAAAACTCTGCCCGCGCTCGCCGCCCTGGCCCTCCTCGCCGCCTGCTCGTCGAACGACGAAGCCGCCGCGCCGGTGGAAGACAATGGTACCGAAATGCTCGACGTGACCAATGAAGCGACTAGCGTCGAAGAAGCACCGGTCACGATGAACGTACCCGAGGTGCCGGCCACGAACATGGCCGATGCGCCCGAACCGACCGTCGACGAGCGCGAGCAGATCCAGGCGGATGCCGACGCGACCGGCATGACCGCACGGGTGAACCGCGACGAAGACCCGGCTCCGGCGGCGAATCAGAGCCAGGTGTCGGAAGAAAAATGATCCCCCGGGGGGACGGGCCGTTCCGGTCCGCCCCCCCCCCCCCGCCGAGGCTGACGGCCGCTCAGCCTCTCCGCCTCCATGCCGGTACGGCGCGCGACCGTTACCCTTGCGAAACACCGCACCGCTTCCCATATCCCGCTCGCTACAGTCGCACATCGACGGTCTTCGGCGCTTTGCGGCCCCTTACTCCTTCTTTCTGCCCTACAGCCGGTATCGCCGCTCTTGGGGATGCCGCACGAGAAAAAGGAGGATCGCATGTCGATCACCGGTACGGTCAAATTCTTCAACGACACCAAGGGCTATGGCTTCATCGCGCCCGAAAGCGGCGGCGGTGACGCCTTCGTTCATATCAGCGCGGTCGAGCGCGCCGGCCTGGCGACGCTGAAGCAGGACCAGCGCGTCAGCTACGAACTGGAAACCGACAAGCGCGGCAAGACCAGCGCGGTCAACCTTCAGGCTGCGGACTGATGCCGCAGGCCCGGCCGGCAACTGCGCGTCGCCGGCCGGGCATCGTCGTTCCCTTTTTCCTCCAACATGTAAGGAGCACCGACGATGGCGCATGATGCCGCCTATTTCCGCACCCAGGCCGATCGCGCGCGCGCTGATGCACAGGCCGCCGAGCTCGACAATGTCCGCGACCGCGCGCTGCGCTCCGTCGCTGCGTTCGAGGCAATGGCGGTGAGTGCCGAGCGGACCACCCAGCGCCGAATCGCGCGCGAGGAAGCGACCGCCGCGGCCCGTATCCCCGTCGACGCCGCTGAGTAAGGCGGCGGGCACGATCGCCCGCCATTGACTTCCCCCGATAATCCGCTAGGGCGCCCCGGTCGCATGAGATCGGGTTCGCCCGTTCGCGTGCACGCCGTCCGAGACAGCAGGTGGCCGGGATTTGCCCGACCTTAATGCCCTGCCGAGACGGGGAACAGATTTCTCGAGCCGCGGCCTGCCCGCGGCTTCGGATCGGGTAAGCGAGGCCATTTGCGCGCGCTTCTCGACACGATCCTTCCCCCTCAACGGACTGAACCGTCTGCATGTCTTCGGACGTGCGGGCTCGTAACCGGGCCGCGCCTTTCGGGGTTCGGCCCATTTTTGAGGAGAATGGCATGGATCGTTCGCAGAAGACCCAGGCCGTTGCCGAACTGAAGAACACCTTCTCGCAGGTGGGCGTGGTCGTCGTGACCCGCAACCTGGGGCTGACCGTCGCCCAGTCGACGCAGCTGCGTGGGAAGATGCGCGACGTCGGCGCGTCCTATAAGGTCTCCAAGAACAAGCTTGCCAAGATCGCGCTCGAGGGCACGGATTATGCGGGTCTGTCCGACCTGCTGACCGGTCCGGTCGGGCTCGCCACCTCCGCCGATCCGGTCGCGGCTGCCAAGGCTGCCGTCGACTTCGCGAAGACGAACGACAAGTTCGAAATCGTCGGCGGCGCGATGGGGAGCCAGGTGCTCGACGCGGACGGGGTGAAGGCCCTCGCATCGCTGCCGTCGCTGGACGAGCTGCGCGCGAAGCTGGTCGGTCTCATCGTGGCACCGGCCACGAAGATCGCCACCATCACTCAGGCACCGGCGGCGCAGATCGCCCGCGTGCTGGCAGCTTACGCAGAGAAGGATGCGGCGTAATCACGTCGTTTCCCAAATACTTACAACCCGATCTGATACTGGAGTTTTACAATGGCTGATCTGAACGCGCTGGTTGACCAGCTGAGCGAACTGACCGTGCTCGAAGCCGCTGAGCTGTCGAAGCTGCTCGAAGAGAAGTGGGGCGTCTCGGCCGCTGCTGCGGTTGCGGCTCCGGCCGCCGGCGGCGCCGGTGCGGCTGCTCCGGCAGCTGAAGAGAAGACCGAATTCGACGTGATCCTCACCGGCGACGGTGGCAAGAAGATCAACGTCATCAAGGAAGTCCGCGCCATCACCGGCCTGGGCCTGACGGAAGCCAAGACCCTGGTCGAAGGCGCTCCGAAGCCGGTCAAGGAAGGCGTGTCGAAGGACGAAGCCGAGAAGATCAAGAAGCAGCTCGAGGAAGCCGGCGCGACCGTCGAACTCAAGTAAGCCGCAGGGCGGGCGGGCCGGTAAACCGGCCTGCCTTGCACAAGGCCGGCCGGCGGTGCCGAGCACCGACCGACCCCCGCCGTCGCGGGGGCAGGCTCGCGGGATTTACGCCCGTGACGGCCGCTTCGAAGAAAGGGCGACCTGCACATCGCAGGCCGCCCTTTTCTTTTGCCCGTTTTCGCACCGCGATCCGCCGCCCACCGGCACACGACAGCCTCACAACCGGCTACCACGACGCATCATTGGGCCTCACTCCCCCGGCAGCGCCCCGGTGCGCACTGCGCGTTCGGCCGGTTCCTCGCCGTTCTGGAACATCTCCATCGCATAGCCGCCGCCCGGCTGCGGTACGACGCGGAACCAGGTGAGCGATCCGTTCGCCACCGCGAAACGGTTGTCGCCGGCGTAGATCACTTCGCTCGGGCGCCCATCACCACGGCGGATGAAGTATTTGCCGTCTTGCCCCCAGAAGCGCCGCTCGACCGGGGGCGAACCGGCAACCGTGTAGACGCCCAACATCGGCGCGATGGCGGCGGCATCGACGGTTTGCGGCTTCAGGTCTGGATAGGGCTTACCCATCGCGATGGCGGCGGCGCGTCGCATGACTAGGCCGGGCGAGGTCATCGGCGCGTCGCTGTTCGAGAAGACGGCGACGAACAGATCCTGCGAGGGGACATACAGGCTGTCGGTCGAGCCGCCCATGATGCCGCCGGAATGTTCGAGGTCGGGCGCGCCCCGCACCGTCCGGTTCGTCAGACCGAAGCCATAAGGATTGGTGCTGCCGTCGTTGAGCCGCGTCGGCGCGATCATCTGTGCATAGAGCGCCGGCGGCACGACGCGCCCGTGGTGCAGCGCTTGCGCCCATTTCGCGAGGTCGGCGACGGTGCCGACCAGGCCACCGGCGGCGTGCGGCACGCTCATGTCGACCGCCTGCGCGGGAATGCCGGCCATGCCGTAGGGCGTCGCCCAGTCCGCCGCCGCCGGCGGGTTGCCGTAGCGGATCGACGTAAGGCCGAGCGGCTTCACGATCCGCGTGTCGATCGCGGTATACCAAGGCGCCCCGGTCACCTTTTCGATGATGCCGCCGAGCAGGACATAGCCGGAATTATTGTAATTCCACCTCGCACCGGCGGCGAATTCGACGGGCTTGTCGCGAAATTCGGCGATCAGCGCGTCGGTGGTGAAGGCGCGGCCGGTGTTCGCCGGAACCATCCAGCCGGGGATGCCGGTGTAGCTCTGGATGCCCGACGTGTGGTTGAGCAGCTGGCGCAGCGTCGCCGCCCCGCCCGGCGCGGGATAGTCGGGGTAGAATTTGATCAGCGGATCGTCGAGCGACAGCGCCCCCTCCCCCACCAGCTGCAGGATCACCGCAGCGGTGAACTGCTTCGTGATCGAGCCGATGCAGATCACGCTGTCCGGGGTCAGGGCGCGCTTCGCCGCGATATCCGCCATACCGCGCGCGCCGGCATAGAGCGTCCGGCCGCCCTGGGTGACGATCATCGTCGCCCCGGGACCATCGGCCGGATAGCTCGCCGCAAGAAGCGCATCGAGCCTCGTGCGTAGATCCGCCGGCGCGACGGCCTGCGCGGCGACAGGCGCGACCGCCAACGGCTGCGCGATGCCGACCGCAGCGAGCAGCGCGGCACGAAAGATCCCGGTCATCGACGCCCCCTTTTCTTGTGTACTGTACAAACAATACACGTCGCCAGGGCGCTGTAAACCGTCAGCGCGGCGTGAAGCGGCGCGCGTCCAGCCGACCGTAGATCTGGCCCGGGCGGTCGACCCAGATCGGTCCGAGC
The nucleotide sequence above comes from Roseomonas aeriglobus. Encoded proteins:
- a CDS encoding L,D-transpeptidase family protein; amino-acid sequence: MRSLLFRSTLLATLASPVLAQQAPTVIQSTPLPASQAAPAQSGAQSTPVAPVAAAVPLPRLTSEQARQLVAIIESGRIEHGLRHDAAAAKVTASDNDALVRAALDYARAVRTGRLAEADFKEDWGLRPQYWDPLPSFADAVAKNSLARWARQLPPPYSGYDGLKDGLKAYRTIEAAGGWPRLAAGPDMVMGATGARVRALRQRLAVEDAQVAKTGDTFDADLKAAVQRAQRRFGLNPAGTVSTQTLAALNVSASDRVAQIMANMERWRWIPRELDKNRIQVNIAAALVTVFEGDQPIMSMKGVTGRPGDETPMLQSSIHSVVLNPPWNVPAGIAARELFPKGAGYLKANGFRVIGEGPNRRLQQAAGPQSALGRYKFDFDNPYAVYLHDTPAQAKFASYDRLASHGCVRLEKPADLARLLLRGSAEWTPEAIDAQIASGKTTRAQLPTPATVYLLYWTAFASGNGVMNFRADPYSWDGELAAKIEKRSQIQAAAPTMAD
- a CDS encoding cold-shock protein yields the protein MSITGTVKFFNDTKGYGFIAPESGGGDAFVHISAVERAGLATLKQDQRVSYELETDKRGKTSAVNLQAAD
- the rplJ gene encoding 50S ribosomal protein L10; the protein is MDRSQKTQAVAELKNTFSQVGVVVVTRNLGLTVAQSTQLRGKMRDVGASYKVSKNKLAKIALEGTDYAGLSDLLTGPVGLATSADPVAAAKAAVDFAKTNDKFEIVGGAMGSQVLDADGVKALASLPSLDELRAKLVGLIVAPATKIATITQAPAAQIARVLAAYAEKDAA
- the rplL gene encoding 50S ribosomal protein L7/L12, which translates into the protein MADLNALVDQLSELTVLEAAELSKLLEEKWGVSAAAAVAAPAAGGAGAAAPAAEEKTEFDVILTGDGGKKINVIKEVRAITGLGLTEAKTLVEGAPKPVKEGVSKDEAEKIKKQLEEAGATVELK
- a CDS encoding beta-lactamase family protein, yielding MTGIFRAALLAAVGIAQPLAVAPVAAQAVAPADLRTRLDALLAASYPADGPGATMIVTQGGRTLYAGARGMADIAAKRALTPDSVICIGSITKQFTAAVILQLVGEGALSLDDPLIKFYPDYPAPGGAATLRQLLNHTSGIQSYTGIPGWMVPANTGRAFTTDALIAEFRDKPVEFAAGARWNYNNSGYVLLGGIIEKVTGAPWYTAIDTRIVKPLGLTSIRYGNPPAAADWATPYGMAGIPAQAVDMSVPHAAGGLVGTVADLAKWAQALHHGRVVPPALYAQMIAPTRLNDGSTNPYGFGLTNRTVRGAPDLEHSGGIMGGSTDSLYVPSQDLFVAVFSNSDAPMTSPGLVMRRAAAIAMGKPYPDLKPQTVDAAAIAPMLGVYTVAGSPPVERRFWGQDGKYFIRRGDGRPSEVIYAGDNRFAVANGSLTWFRVVPQPGGGYAMEMFQNGEEPAERAVRTGALPGE